A stretch of DNA from Campylobacter concisus:
CAATATGTGTTTGAACTTCTAGCCTGCTACCATTCATGCCTATTGGATCTTCAATATGTTCTTGTCCATCTACTTTAAAATTGTAAGGAAGAACATGTAGCTTTTCATACTCATGAGGTATATCAGCTGTATGATCGGCCATTTGCATAGCACGTTCGATCTCTTTTATACCTATTTCATGATTTGGTATATTTACTACACCACTACTGTCAACGCTTTTTGTATACGCACCAGAAATAGAAACTATGACTTTTTCATAGCGTGTTCCTGCAACTCTTTGTGCTTCTATTAATGCATTTTTTATTGACTTTGCAGCTTGCTCAATATTGGTTATAACACCTTTTCTTATTCCTTGTGTTTTTTCAGTTCCAATTCCAATTATCTTAATACCATTTTCATCATGTTGTGCTATTACTGCACAAATCTGGAAAGAGCCGATATCTATACCTAAAATTTTTGTACTCAAGATAAATTACCTTTTGATATATTCTTTAATTTCATAGTATTTTTTCAGTTTGTTTGTTAAATCTTTTATTAACTCATTATTTTTAAGCATTGTAACGTTTTGCTGTGTTATTTGCTTATAGTTATTATCCATATTATCTACAAGCAACCTTTGTTCCAAAATATCGTATATAACGGCCTTATCCTCTAATATAACATAATCTTTTTTATTGTTAGTTTCAAAAAGTTGAGAAACAAAAGCTCTAGTCTCACTTTCATTTAGTCCTGAGATAGAGCTATTTATATCTCTACTAATAAAGCCTATATCAGTTCCTTTGAAATTTTGTAAAGACTCTTTTGCCATAGTTGTTAAGTTTTCTTTTTTCTTTTTATCTTTGTAAATTTCAAGTACCATTGCTCTTGCTTGTTCAAAACTCATAGGTTGTGGAGGAGTTATGCTTTTTACCCTAACTATCAAATATCCATCTTTATATGTAAATGGTTTTATAACCTCACCAACTTTTGCCCCTTTTATTTCATCAAGCGAGAATGTCGCATTATCTTCATTTACACTAACAAATTCATTTGTTGCAAGCTCGGCTTTTTTGATAGAGGTATATTTTTTTAAAGCATCAGTCTTACTTTTCTCGATATTGTAGTCTTTAATAACTTCAGTCTTTACTTCGTCAAATGATTTGATTTTATCATCAGAGCCTTTATATCTCTCCTTATTTTCATTATAGTAGTCACTCAAAGTAGTTTGATTTACATCATTTTTATTTGACTCTATAAAGTATGTTTCTAGACCGTATATGGTCTTTGTCATATAGTTGTTTTTATTTGTTTCCCAAAGATCCTTTAGCTCTTTTTCATCTATTTTTATATCACTTTGATTAGCATTTATTATCTGTATTGCTAATTTGTCTTGCATAAAAAAGCTTGCTTCCATCATTGCAATGTCTTCTTTGTTGGCTGGTAAATTTAAAATAGTTCTAAGTTTATCAAGTAGTATTGTTAGTTTTAAATTTTCTTCAAAATCGGTTGGGTTTATTCTGGCTCTTCTTAAAATATCGTAGTATAAATTTTTATCAAAAGCACCATCTTTTTGAAATGTTGGATCAACGATTATATATTTTAAAATATCATCTTTGCTAACACTAAGACCTATATCGTCTGCAAAATTTAATAGTAAATTCTCTTGAATTGTAGCCTGAAGTGCAGCATTTTGTAATCCTAACTCATTAGCCTTTTCTTGTGTTAATTTGCCATCAAAAAGATTATTATAGTATTGATATAAACTATCGTATTTTTGTTGCAGTTCTTGAATGCTTATATTTCTATGTCCTACTTTTGCTACTGAAGTGGCTCGATTGCTGTTTAAATCATATGCTCCCCAGCCTACAAAGCCTGCTCCAACAAAGGCTATTGTACTTACCCAAATGGTAACAACTAGGTATTTTTTATGTTTTTGCATCCAAGACAACATTAAATTTTCCTTTAAAAGACTAACGAAATTTGTATGATATATTATATAAAATTGCCTTAAATAAGCTTAAAATAGGGGCTTTAAAAATACCTTTGTAAAGAATTTTGCTAACAATTTTTTAGTATTGTTAGCAAAATTTTTAAATACTATAATCGCTATAACCACTAGTTAAATGAAGCAATTTGCAGCTATTTTCTAGCAAAGCTATCTCTTTTGCAAGAAGCTGAGGGCTTCTACTGTATGCGTAAATGCCATACCCTTTGACGATAATAATATTTGTATTTTTTTCTAGCATATATCTATAAATTTCAGTTTCTGCACGCTCATACCAGTCGTCATATTGTTTTGGATCATAGACTAAAATTTCATTAAATCTCATATACCCAAAATAATCTTTCGGTACGATTTTTTCATGTTTCATTGCGTAGGCAGTTGCGTATGGTGGCATTGCGTAGCAAACAAATCTTGCCTCATTTATATTTTTATAAATATTTAAGTGTATATCAGCATCAAGACTAGCTTCATTCCAACGATAGTCTTTTTTTGATGAAAGAAGCGTCAAGTCATCATCTTTTAAATTATCAAAAATGGCATTTTGTTTATTGATTATAAATTGATTTTTTTCGACTCTTGCTGAAATCGAGCCGTGAAAGACGCCAAAAAAATTCTTTCTAAACATAGAAAGTGATATCGTTTTTATCTCATTTATTGAGTGTTCTAGCTCCATTTTTTCTCCTACGTTTAAGCGATTATATTTAAGCTATCTTAAAATTTATGTAAAATTTTGTGTAATGATAGCTTTTTAAGTAAAATTTCGATAAATTTGCCACACTATTTACTATAAAGAGGCAGCGTTGCAAAGTCCACATATTAGTGTTTTACTCGATGAAGTTCTATCTTTTTTTAAAAATTTAAATGGAAATTTTATAGATTGTACGCTTGGATATGCTGGGCATTCTAGTGCCATTTTATCTCAAAATGAAAATTTAAATTTAATTGCCTGTGATAGAGATAACGAAGCTATAAATTTTTCACTAAAAAAACTTGAGCCATTTGGTAGCAGAGTGAAAATTTATAAGAGCAATTTCTCTGAGCTTATTAGTAAGCTTAGCGGTGATGAAATTTTAAATGTTAGAGGAATTTTAGCCGACATTGGCGTTAGTTCGCTGCAGATAGATAAAGATGATAGGGGCTTTAGTATCGGCTCAAACACTCTTGATATGCGCATGGATAAAGAGCGAGATTTTAGCGCCTATGACGTGGTAAATGACTACTCGTTTGATGAGTTAGTTAGGATTTTTAGGGATTATGGCGAGCTAAAAAATGCCTCTGGGATCGCAAACAAGATAATAAATGCTAGAAATTTAGCCAAGATAACAAGTGCAAAAGAGCTTGCAAATTTAATAGGTACAGCCCAGATAAAAGGGCGCGGAGTTAGTCCTGCGATACTCGCCTTTCAAGCGATTAGGATAGAGGTAAATGGTGAGCTAGATGAGCTAACAAATTTACTTGATAGTATAGAAAAATGTGGGTTTAAAGATTGTCTTGTGGCGATTATTACATTTCACTCGCTTGAAGATAGGATCGTAAAAGAGCGCTTTAAAAGATGGGCGAATAGCTGTATCTGCCTACCTGGTGTTTATAGATGTGAATGCGGAAACAATCACGAACTAGGAGAAATTTTAACCAAAAAGCCACTAACAGCGAGCCAAAGTGAGCTAGCGCAAAACTCACGAAGTAAGAGCGCAAAACTGCGTGTTTTTAAGATAAAAGGATAAAGATGCAAGAAAAAGAAGAGCTACTAACACTTCACGATGAGGAGCAAAAACGTGAGGTAAATTTAAGCTTTAAGACGCTAGTGATGGTCTATCTGGCGGTTTTTATAGCGCTGGCTCTATTTTTGCCAAAAATTTACATAGCAAATCAAATTTATTATATAAGTAGAGATATAGCGGATGTTAGCGGTAAGCGAGATATGCTTTTAGAGGAAAATAGAGCTCTTAATATAAAGCTCGAAAATTTGCGTTATAAAAATCAAATTTTAAACAATATGCAAGAGCGTCAATGGAAATAATTAAGAAATTTAAAAGCTTCATTCACTACTACGACCCTGCAAATTTCCAGCTCATCTACTCGCTAAAAGCTGCCACGACCATCGCTTTTAACTGCTTTTTGTGCTTTCATCTCTTTGGTATCAGCGGCGCAGTCATGGCCGTAAATATCACGATGGGTATATTTTTTATCAGCGCGCTTGAGTGTAAAGATAGCAGCAAGCTTGCTTTTTTGCTACTTTATATCGCTCTTTCATCTTTATTTATGCCCTTTGTTGCACCCCTTATGAGCCTTGGAATTTGGCTAGCACCGATCGTTTTTATCTGGGTTTTTATCATCTCTATCAGTCAAATTTTTAGCGCAAATTTAAATAAAATCTTGCTCGCAGTAAATGCAACCGGACTAGTTGCCTTTGTCACGAAGTCGGCCGCTGGGCTAGATGTATTAGACGCTATTGGTGCGATGGCGCTTGCTGGCGTGTTAAGTATCATCATTAAATTTGAAAATTTTGGCAAATACGGCAAATTTACCAAAAAAAGTATCGGCTTTTTGCTGGATAACGCCATATTGTCTAGTAAAAATTTAGGCACAAGAGAGTTTAAGCCAAGCATTTTAAATACTATAAATTTAGTCGATAAAGCCAAAGAAATTTTTGCCAGCCAGAGCTTAAATTTAAAAGATATAAAGCTAGTTAGAAACCAGGCTAGAGCGGTCTTTTATCTATACAAGGTCGAAGAGATCGTCATCTTGCTTCGTTCGCTGGAGGCAACATTTGATGAGGATAGAGGAGAAGAGGCTTTTAGAAGAGGTCAAAAATGAGATCGCTTACAATCTTTTTGAACTTAAAAATATCTTTAAAAATCAAACTCCAAAGCTAAAATTTGAAGCGCTAAATTTAGCTAAAAACTCAAATTTTAAAATTTTTGCAAGCTCGCTTGGTGTGCTTTATGATAAATTTTTGCTTATAAAAGAGGGCGGCGAGGATAAGCTCTCTTTTAATAACACAAAAAAGATCACGCTAAAAGAGGCATTTAAAAAAATAAATTTAAAAAATGAAATATTAAAAGAGTCTTTAAGACTTGCCATTTGTATGTCGCTAGCCATTTTTATAGCGCAGGCTATGCATATAAATCATGGAATTTGGATCGCCATAGCTGTGATGAGCTTAAACAAAAGCGACGAAGATGCTTTAAAAAATGCTGGCAGAGATAGCCTTCTTGGCGGAGTTATCGGCTTTTTTATCGCACTTGTTTTTGTGAAATTTATGGGTGAATCAT
This window harbors:
- a CDS encoding class II aldolase and adducin N-terminal domain-containing protein — translated: MELEHSINEIKTISLSMFRKNFFGVFHGSISARVEKNQFIINKQNAIFDNLKDDDLTLLSSKKDYRWNEASLDADIHLNIYKNINEARFVCYAMPPYATAYAMKHEKIVPKDYFGYMRFNEILVYDPKQYDDWYERAETEIYRYMLEKNTNIIIVKGYGIYAYSRSPQLLAKEIALLENSCKLLHLTSGYSDYSI
- the rsmH gene encoding 16S rRNA (cytosine(1402)-N(4))-methyltransferase RsmH, which produces MQSPHISVLLDEVLSFFKNLNGNFIDCTLGYAGHSSAILSQNENLNLIACDRDNEAINFSLKKLEPFGSRVKIYKSNFSELISKLSGDEILNVRGILADIGVSSLQIDKDDRGFSIGSNTLDMRMDKERDFSAYDVVNDYSFDELVRIFRDYGELKNASGIANKIINARNLAKITSAKELANLIGTAQIKGRGVSPAILAFQAIRIEVNGELDELTNLLDSIEKCGFKDCLVAIITFHSLEDRIVKERFKRWANSCICLPGVYRCECGNNHELGEILTKKPLTASQSELAQNSRSKSAKLRVFKIKG
- a CDS encoding peptidylprolyl isomerase — encoded protein: MLSWMQKHKKYLVVTIWVSTIAFVGAGFVGWGAYDLNSNRATSVAKVGHRNISIQELQQKYDSLYQYYNNLFDGKLTQEKANELGLQNAALQATIQENLLLNFADDIGLSVSKDDILKYIIVDPTFQKDGAFDKNLYYDILRRARINPTDFEENLKLTILLDKLRTILNLPANKEDIAMMEASFFMQDKLAIQIINANQSDIKIDEKELKDLWETNKNNYMTKTIYGLETYFIESNKNDVNQTTLSDYYNENKERYKGSDDKIKSFDEVKTEVIKDYNIEKSKTDALKKYTSIKKAELATNEFVSVNEDNATFSLDEIKGAKVGEVIKPFTYKDGYLIVRVKSITPPQPMSFEQARAMVLEIYKDKKKKENLTTMAKESLQNFKGTDIGFISRDINSSISGLNESETRAFVSQLFETNNKKDYVILEDKAVIYDILEQRLLVDNMDNNYKQITQQNVTMLKNNELIKDLTNKLKKYYEIKEYIKR